Within the Deltaproteobacteria bacterium genome, the region TTGAACTTGGCGCAGAGCCTGGGAAGCTTCCTGACGAATGTTGGAATCGTCTGAGGTCTGTGCAATGCGGTTGAGCGCGGGGACGAGTGGATTGAACTGACGCACAACACTCGGCGGAGTCGCCGCCGGTTTGGGAGGCGTTGGTGAACCACTGCCTCCGCTTGACGAAACGTTTCCGGAATAAAAATCAGCCGATAAATGAATCAGTCGTAGGGCTTCGAAGAGAACGTTAGTATCAACGCTCGAGGAATTTCCTGAACCCGCACTTGAGATCAGGCTTGCCAAATAGCGCAAGTTTTCCAGTCGAGAATAATTTTTAAGATGGTTCCGCGATTGAATCTTCAAAGGAGAAGTTTCGGAGATCGAGAAGTTAGTCGATTGAAGCATCAGAAAGCTTTTAAGACTTGGATATGAGCCCAGTGCTAAAACCGCATGCTCTTGCATCTTGCCGCGCGAATCCGCGAGCATTTCCGCAATCACATCATGGAAAATAGACGGATCCATTCGACGTTGCTGAACAGCTTCGACCATTTTCATTGTGCGCTCGTAACTTGGTTCAGGCATGATGTAGGCAATCCAGTCCTCGAGGGTCTCTGGATCGTTGGACTCGTCAACTTGTTTGGCGCCGGGTCCTGTCGATCGAACAATTGATCGGACACTTGAGGGGCCCATGCCTCCCGGGGAAATATCGTTATCTTTTTCAGAGTCATCGTCTGAATCGCCTGTCACTGTGACGTCGGAGCCATTTTGTTTTTCTGCTGTTTTTTTCTTTTTCTTCTTTTTCTTCTTTTTTGCGTCCTCAGCTTTTTTCTTTTCTGCTTCAGCCGTGTTTATTTTCAACGGGTTCGCCAAGTTAGCGGCTGCTGGAGTTGCAGCCGGTAAAGGTGCGGCGTCGATATCAGCGTCCAAGCCGGCAATGCGATCGTTTGCAAGTCGGCCGCCCGAAAGGCGACCCTGAAGCCGCGCGCGGGCTCGATCGGCCGCCAGCATTTGCGAAATCCCTCGGCGATTGCGACTGCCAAGTTCTGGAGAGCTTTCGTCTTCGAGAGACGCGAAGCCAAAGAGACCTGAGCGATGGCGTGCACCGGCAGCTGTCGTGCTGCGCGACGTTTTCATCGCTTCGATCATCAGGCCAAGACTGATCACGATGATCGCGGCTAGCCACAATGTTCGGTTTCGGTTGCTCATCGGAATCCTCCAACTTGCTAGTAATGCAAGAACCTATAGCGTGACGAAACCCTCCCTGAATCCCGAATTTCGACCCACGGTCATCATCGCAAGAGATAGTAATTATTGAATAAATCGGAATAAGGCGGTTGGGGTCAGGGCGCCATGAATAATCAACTCGAGTGAAAAACATTTCGACAGGAGCGCCAAAGCGCGCCTCGCTCACTAGGTCAAAAATGTGCAACGCATTTGCCGCGGCCCGATTCTTTGCTCGACTGGTCCACGAGCGCTTAATATGCTTTTGGAATGAAGCTCTTTCTTGCGCCGATCTTCGGTGGTAGCCGAACGATTGAGTTATGCAAATCACTCGAGGATATTTGATGAAGGATTTGCGTGAGCTCATCGAAAATACAGCAGCAGGTGATCGAATGGCGCTGGCGAGATTGCTCACGCAGCTCGAGCGGCGCGGTCCTCGTATTGTGGGCGAAGCGACAGAACTTCTCGTGCCGGCCGAGTCGGCATTTCGAATTGGAATTACGGGGCCGCCAGGCGCGGGGAAATCCACTTTAATTTCGAAACTGATTGGCGAATGGCGCAGCCGTGGAAAAACCGTCGCGGTTCTTGCGGTGGATCCTTCGAGTCCCTTTACTCAGGGGGCGATCTTGGGCGACCGAATTCGCTACTCCGATCACGTTTTGGATCGAGGCGTTTTTATTCGGTCGCTCGGTTCCCGCGGCTCATTGGGGGGGTTAAGTGCTTCCGCCTGGCTGATGGTCCGCGCTTTTGATTTGGCGAAGTTCGATATCGTTTTGATGGAAACGGTTGGTGTCGGGCAGACGGAGCTTGAAATCATGAATGTCGCCGATCACGTTTCCGTTGTTTTGACCCCCGAGTCGGGCGACGGAATTCAAGGCATGAAGGCCGGCCTCATGGAAATCGCGAACCTTTTTGTCGTGAACAAATCCGATCGCCCGGGTGCGGATGTTTTTGCTAGAGAGATTGAAGCGGCTGTCGAACTCGATCCACGCTCTATGGGACCAGATGCTCCGCGGGTTTTAAAAATTTCCGCGTTGAATGGTTCTGGTGTGAGCGAATTGGTTGAATTGATCGAGGGCAAACGCACCGCAGTGAGTGCCGCCGGGGGATGGCGCAGCGATCGACAATCTGCGGGACGCTTAAAGGCTGAAGCAAAGGCCATGCTGATGATTGACGCCGAACGAGCAGCGGAACTTCGCGCATCTCAAATTCATACACCTTGCGACCTCGGGAATTTGTTCCGAACATTTTCTGAATCATAAGATCTTTTGTTCCGGTAGACTTGAATCCGAATTATGAAAGTTTCTCCGGCTCCTTTTGAGGCACCCATCGGATCATCAGCGAGAGGCAGCGCCTCCGATGGTTTAACACGCCCAGCTTCAGAAAAAGCTTCTCTACATTTAGTTTCAGCCCCGGCGGGCAATTCCAGCGTTAAGGCGGGATTGGATGCTGCGACGAGGGATGCGCTGTTGCGTTTGGCTAACCTCGCGAAAGAAAAAGACGGCGAAAGAGAAAAAGAAAAGGAAAAATCGAGCGAGCGACCGGGGAAAAAGGTCATTTCAGCCAATGATGTCATTGCGAATGATGTCATCGCGATCGAGGCCATCAAAGATTTCCAGACGGCACCGATCGCTATGGCCGCCAACGAATCGGCGTTAGCAGTCTTGGAACGCGTGCGAATGAAATTTGAAGCTGCGCGCAAACAATTTGGGCGACAGGTTTACCGCGAGGCTGTGAAGCGGCAAGCGTTGGTTGAGCTTGAGAAAGAATTTAATCTGGATTTGAATGTAGAGGAGCTTGAGAATTTTTCGAATGCGCAAGATCGGTCGGCGAGCACGGAAGACGCATTTGGCTTTTATAGCGTTGGGCTAAAGCGAGTTGCCTAAGCAACTATTAAGGATGAGGGAGCGAGTAATGAGTGATTTCGCGGCGGTCACTTCGCCAGACGAAATTTCCCGTATTCTAAAAATCGCACAAGCCGATCAGGCCGAAATTCACTGCGAAGTTTCGCGCGGGAAAAGCATTGCTTTAGAAATTCGTGGGCTTCACGACTCCAATCTCGTTTTAGGGCTGAAGAAGCAAGCCGGAACCGTTGCTCCACTTTTGAATGCAGTGTTTTCCGGAGGCCTTAAGGCCGGTGTCCCAATGGAGATCGTGATTAGCTTGGTCGATGGACAATATGCCATTCGCGATGTTGTTACAGATGTTTCGATGACGACGTTCACTTTGAATGCTGGCCAATCGCTCTTGAAGCTGCAGCGACGCAGTGATTTTCGTGTCGGTGTTCGCCCTGACGATTTACGGTTTAAGACGAAGATAAATGGCGTAGACGCGAGCCTATTGCTGTTAGATCTCTCGGCTGGAGGTATGCGGGTTCTTTGGCCACTGCCGTTCGGCCCTGCCACAGAGGGAGCTGTTTTGGCTGGCAGGCTTTATCTTTCTCCTCCTTCCGAACGCGGTTCCGAATCTGAAAAGTCGGCCGACGTATCGGCGGTGATTATTCGCGATCACGGAGCCGAAAGTCAGACTCGCCCCCAGGACGGACGTGCAGTCAGTTTTAAGTTTCAAAATCTGGGGCTCGATGACGCTCGAACCGTTTTGTTCGCGTGCCTTTCTGTGCATCGATCTCGCTACGGCTCAAGATGAGACTGTTTCATAAAAGATGAGTATTTTCATAAATATTACGCGGCGCGTAATAAATACCTAAAGTTATGACGCGTCGCGCCGAAAACGTATATGACTGCTGAAGCGTTGGCTTCATACGAGTGCGACGGACCCCAAGGGTCCTGTTTGCGCCGGACTCCACGGATGGAGTCTTCGATTTTTTCGGACCTAAATGAGGGGGCGGGGGGTACCGCCTTCTAACAACGGTCTGCTTGAGAGTCGTGACAAACGGGATCTACCCCGTGAGATGTGGGTCGCGTCTTCCAACAATTTTGGAGGGGGCGAGTATGGGACTGCGGATTGGGACGAACGTGGCTGCAATTGCGGCCGCCCGCAATCTTGAAAAAAACAGTGGTCGCTTAGAGCGATCGTACCAGCGGCTGGCATCGGGCAATCGTATTGTCCGTCCTGGGGATGATGCCGCCGGTTATGCGATTTCTGAACAGCTTCGCGGGCAAGAGCGGGGGCTCTTGCAGGCGAGGCGCAATGCTGACAACGCGATTGGCCTCATTCAAGTCGCCGAAGGCGGCCTTTCCGAACAAAACAACATTGTCGTTAGACTTCGCGAAATCGCCGTTCAGGCGGCGAGCGATACCGTAGGCGATAGCGAGCGTGAATTCCTCGATGTTGAATTCCAACAACTCGTTCAAGAAGCAGATCGAATTGCGCAAGCGACGCGCTTTGGACAAAAGCAATTGTTAGTTGGAACCAACGAAGAATTTGAATTTTTCCTAGGGACAAGTGGTGATCCAAAGACCGATGTCATCAGTTACAAATTAGATACTGACACGCGGGCGGATTCTTTGGGTTTAAGTGGGCTGGCAGTCAGCGACCAAGATGAAGCGCAAACAGTGCTCGAGAATCTTGATGAATCACTAGTGACTCTAGCGAACGCGCGCGCAGGTTTCGGATCTATTCAGGGCCGCTTGGAAATCGCTGGCAATAACTTGGATGTGCAAAGGGAAAACGTTTTGTCCGCGCGGTCTCGAATTGCCGATACAGATGTCGCAAGCGAGTCAGCCGAACTGGCCCAGGCCCAAGTGCTGCAGGAATTCGGCGTTGCGGTATTGGCGCAGGCCAACCAGAATCCTGGCCGCGCTATGAAACTCTTGCTTTGATTCCTCCTGTCTGTCTGACAAAGGTCCAGTACCTAGACCTTTAGCGGGGTTCAAAAATATTTTTTCTCTTACCTTCCCATGTGTTTTCCAGCACAAGACGCGTCGCGTTGCGATCTGGACTCGACCAAGGTCTCAAGTCTGCTGGACCAAAGCCGAGAAGTAGTACGTACGGAAAACACATTGGGGCAGTCGTAAGAAGAGCGTTTCAGCAGTCACTGTAAACACACTCCTTCGATAGTCCCGCGGGCCCGAGAGAAGCGGACAGTCACCCGCAACTTTCGGTCGCCCTCGGGCGTCCCACAAAAAATTTTGGAACTAAAGCAACGCGAGGGGGCTCGCATTGCTACCCGCTTGTGATGGTCACATGCGGCTGTGGGATTGTCCGTCTGGACAAGAAAGAGTGGTACGTATGGGCTTGAGAATTTCTACCAACGTTGCAGCGATTAATGCTCAACGACAGTTGGGAACACAACAGACACGCGGCGCACATGCTTTAGCAGCATTGTCGTCAGGTAGCCGGATTGTGAGCGCAGCAGACGATGCTGCCGGTCTCGCGATTTCGGAAAACATCAAAGGGCAGACTCGCGGTCTTGCGATGGCAAGGCAGAACGCCTTCAACGCTGTTTCCTTGGTGCAGGTGTCTGAAGGTGGTCTAAGTGAGATCAACAATATTTTGATTCGTCTTCGAGAGTTAGGTGTTCAAGCCGCTTCTGACAACATCGGTGACGAGGAACGTTCGTTCCTCGATCAAGAGGTTCAGCAGCTGGTTCTTGAGAGCGACCGAATTGCGAAGACGACCCGTTTTGGATCGAAGACGCTTCTTGATGGCACTGGCGAAGAACTAGAATTTCACGTCGGTCCTTTTGGTGGCGATGAAAACATCATCAACTACAAAATGACAGCCGATGCGACGACGGGGCGACTAGGTATCGACGGAGTTTCGGTCGCGGAAAAAACCGATGCCCGAAGTTTGTTGGGCTCGGTGGATGAAGCGTTAGTTGAGATCGGAAAGATGCGCGCCGACTTCGGTGCGGTCCAAAGTCGATTGAATACAACGACGTCCAACCTCGACATTCAATACGAAAACTTATCGTCTGCTTATTCGCGGATCCGCGATGCTGACGTCGCGAAAGAAAGTGCTGAGCTCGCGTCGGCCCAAGTTCTTCAGCAAGCAGCGGTTTCGGTTATGGCGCAAGCCAACCAAATGCCGTCACAAGCTTTGCGTCTGATTTCATAAAATAAACTGTGTGATAACTTTAGCCGGCGCACGTAAGAGCGCCGGTGAAAAGAAAAACACAAGGGAGGCCGGATGCAGGTGTCTCCCTTGGTCCCGAGCCCTTGTAAGCGGATAAAAGTCTTCATGAATGAGGCTTTTCTCCCGGGGCCCTGCGACCGTGTCACACAAAACAAAGCGTGTGTCGTCATCACGAAGTGACGCGACCGACGAAAGTTTGGATGGTTTTGAAAACGCGGAATTAAAGAGGGAAAAATGACCGCAACTTCGAAGCGCGGGGCAGAAGTTTCGAAGTTAAGCGGAGAAGTTTAGAAATTAAAAAGTGAAATGCGATATTAGTGAGTCGTGGCCCACAGACGACGACTCTCAAGCCCACCCCAGGGAGATCTCCTCCCTGGGGTTTTTTATTGCATAGTCTGAAAGTGAGAATTTGCGGCTGCACATTCAAGATGGGTCAATAGTTCTGCAACCTGCCGACAAAAATATCTACGTCGTCTGTCTCCGGGGAAGGTTTATAGGTTTTCGCGCTCGATTCGTTCGAGGGTTTTCTCGAGCTGCTGTTGGAAGACTTTCCCCGAGTGCGGAAAGGTCTCGGTGATCAGGTGCATCCAGTCGCGCTGGTCAAAAAGGGAATAGAATTCCGCGTTCCTTCCAAACACAAAGCGGCGGTTGTCGAGTTCGGCTTCCAAAAAGTTCTTCAGGAGGCGTGTCGTTTCTGGCGAATGGCTTTCTTCGACAAACCGGTCGAGCACTGTGTCCAGGTGTCGCAAGCTGAAGTGGGTATCCCAGCGGTCGAGCACGTCGCGAAGGTGATTCAGGGTACTGAGATCCTGATTCTTAAGCAGGGCCGCCGTTACGCAGTAGACCACGGACGGCATCAGCGGCTCGTCTCCAGCTTTATAGGCAATGCGAAGATCAAAGTAGTCGCTTCGT harbors:
- the meaB gene encoding methylmalonyl Co-A mutase-associated GTPase MeaB, with the protein product MQITRGYLMKDLRELIENTAAGDRMALARLLTQLERRGPRIVGEATELLVPAESAFRIGITGPPGAGKSTLISKLIGEWRSRGKTVAVLAVDPSSPFTQGAILGDRIRYSDHVLDRGVFIRSLGSRGSLGGLSASAWLMVRAFDLAKFDIVLMETVGVGQTELEIMNVADHVSVVLTPESGDGIQGMKAGLMEIANLFVVNKSDRPGADVFAREIEAAVELDPRSMGPDAPRVLKISALNGSGVSELVELIEGKRTAVSAAGGWRSDRQSAGRLKAEAKAMLMIDAERAAELRASQIHTPCDLGNLFRTFSES
- a CDS encoding flagellin FliC, with the translated sequence MGLRISTNVAAINAQRQLGTQQTRGAHALAALSSGSRIVSAADDAAGLAISENIKGQTRGLAMARQNAFNAVSLVQVSEGGLSEINNILIRLRELGVQAASDNIGDEERSFLDQEVQQLVLESDRIAKTTRFGSKTLLDGTGEELEFHVGPFGGDENIINYKMTADATTGRLGIDGVSVAEKTDARSLLGSVDEALVEIGKMRADFGAVQSRLNTTTSNLDIQYENLSSAYSRIRDADVAKESAELASAQVLQQAAVSVMAQANQMPSQALRLIS
- a CDS encoding flagellin FliC; the encoded protein is MGLRIGTNVAAIAAARNLEKNSGRLERSYQRLASGNRIVRPGDDAAGYAISEQLRGQERGLLQARRNADNAIGLIQVAEGGLSEQNNIVVRLREIAVQAASDTVGDSEREFLDVEFQQLVQEADRIAQATRFGQKQLLVGTNEEFEFFLGTSGDPKTDVISYKLDTDTRADSLGLSGLAVSDQDEAQTVLENLDESLVTLANARAGFGSIQGRLEIAGNNLDVQRENVLSARSRIADTDVASESAELAQAQVLQEFGVAVLAQANQNPGRAMKLLL